A genomic window from Mesorhizobium sp. 131-2-1 includes:
- the mutL gene encoding DNA mismatch repair endonuclease MutL: MPIRQLSETMINQIAAGEVIERPASVVKELVENALDAGASRVEIVTAGGGLNLIRVTDDGSGIPKRELALAIARHCTSKLSDDIHDIRSLGFRGEALPSIGSVARLSIRSRTAHGDSAAEIGIEGGRVSAVKPAAANRGTTVEVRDLFFATPARLKFMKGERAESSATSDVVKRIAIAFPAVRFTLAGSDRSTLELPATDDSAEGRLQRVAQVMGADFPDNAIAIDASREGVHLAGHVSIPSFTRANALQQYAYVNGRPVRDKLIAGAIRGAFADVLPRDRHAVTVLFLTLDPATVDVNVHPAKADVRFRDPGLVRGLIVGAIREALAGAGIRAATTGAAGMTAAFRPGAAPFGHGGPANGHRSYEAAYRASGFAGFEHSQQRPLDIGYGDGRPQRAGFGENEQAAFDAGPLASADARAGAAEPAETLLGTVLGAARAQVHENYIVAQTRDSLVIVDQHAAHERLVYEALKNALHSRAVPSQMLLLPEIVDLPEEDAERLAMHSETLARFGLGVERFGPGAVAVRETPSMLGETNVQQLVRDLADEIADNDTVETLKERLHNIAATMACHGSVRSGRLLKPEEMNALLRQMEATPGSGTCNHGRPTYIELKLADIERLFGRR, from the coding sequence ATGCCCATCCGCCAGCTTTCCGAAACGATGATCAACCAGATCGCCGCCGGCGAGGTCATCGAGCGTCCGGCGAGCGTGGTGAAGGAACTGGTCGAGAATGCGCTCGATGCCGGCGCATCCAGGGTCGAGATCGTCACCGCCGGCGGCGGGCTGAACCTCATCCGCGTCACCGACGACGGCTCGGGAATCCCGAAAAGGGAGCTGGCGCTGGCGATCGCGCGCCACTGCACCTCCAAGCTTTCAGACGACATCCACGACATCCGCTCGCTCGGCTTCCGCGGCGAGGCGCTGCCCTCGATCGGCTCGGTGGCGCGGCTATCGATCCGGTCTCGCACGGCACATGGCGACAGCGCTGCCGAGATCGGCATCGAGGGTGGTCGCGTTTCGGCAGTGAAGCCGGCGGCGGCCAACCGCGGCACCACCGTCGAGGTACGCGACCTGTTCTTCGCGACGCCGGCGCGGCTCAAATTCATGAAGGGCGAGCGGGCAGAAAGCTCGGCGACCAGCGATGTGGTGAAGCGTATCGCCATCGCCTTCCCCGCCGTGCGCTTCACGCTTGCCGGCTCCGACCGCTCGACACTCGAATTGCCGGCGACCGACGATAGCGCGGAGGGCCGGCTGCAACGCGTCGCGCAGGTGATGGGCGCCGACTTCCCCGACAATGCTATTGCCATCGATGCCAGCCGGGAGGGCGTGCACCTTGCCGGCCATGTTTCGATCCCGTCCTTCACGCGAGCGAACGCGCTGCAGCAATATGCTTATGTGAACGGCCGGCCGGTGCGCGACAAGTTGATCGCCGGCGCGATCCGCGGCGCCTTCGCCGACGTGCTGCCGCGCGACCGTCATGCGGTGACCGTGCTGTTCCTGACGCTCGATCCGGCGACGGTCGACGTCAATGTCCACCCGGCCAAGGCCGATGTCCGCTTCCGCGATCCCGGCCTGGTGCGCGGGCTGATCGTCGGCGCCATCCGCGAGGCGCTGGCCGGTGCCGGCATTCGCGCCGCGACGACCGGGGCCGCGGGCATGACGGCGGCGTTCCGGCCGGGTGCTGCCCCCTTCGGCCATGGCGGGCCGGCCAATGGCCACCGCAGCTACGAGGCTGCCTACCGCGCGTCGGGTTTCGCCGGCTTCGAGCATTCGCAGCAGCGACCGCTCGACATCGGATATGGCGACGGCCGGCCGCAACGGGCCGGTTTCGGCGAAAACGAGCAGGCGGCGTTCGATGCTGGGCCGCTCGCCAGCGCCGACGCTCGCGCTGGCGCGGCCGAGCCGGCCGAGACGCTGCTTGGCACGGTGCTGGGCGCGGCGCGCGCGCAGGTGCACGAGAACTACATCGTCGCCCAGACCAGGGATTCCCTGGTCATCGTCGACCAGCACGCCGCGCATGAGCGGCTGGTCTACGAGGCGTTGAAGAACGCGCTGCATTCCCGCGCGGTGCCCTCGCAGATGCTTTTGCTGCCGGAGATCGTCGACCTGCCGGAGGAGGACGCCGAGCGGCTGGCCATGCATTCCGAAACGCTGGCCAGATTCGGCCTCGGCGTCGAGCGCTTCGGCCCGGGTGCGGTGGCGGTGCGCGAGACGCCTTCGATGCTCGGCGAGACCAACGTGCAGCAACTGGTGCGCGACCTTGCCGACGAGATCGCCGACAACGACACGGTCGAGACGCTGAAGGAGCGACTGCACAACATCGCCGCCACCATGGCCTGCCATGGTTCGGTGCGCTCCGGCCGCTTGCTCAAGCCCGAGGAGATGAACGCGCTCTTGCGCCAGATGGAGGCGACGCCCGGTTCCGGCACCTGCAACCACGGCCGCCCGACCTATATCGAGCTCAAGCTCGCCGACATCGAGCGGCTGTTCGGACGGCGGTGA
- a CDS encoding DMT family transporter, whose translation MSAYAGTLNQTQRMDTTAVVAVALTVVGWASAFPAIRAGLAAFQPLELGALRFAIAAVPAAIFLAVKRPTLPRVDELWRFGFGGAIFVALYTAMLNFGEQTVSAGAAGFIINVSPIFTAIMAMALLGERFSAVAWLGTLISFAGIGIIAVADGQGLHFNAGALLVLGSALCSAVNTIVQKPLFARHHPLTIAASNMVLGALCLAPFLPEALSQAAVADTAGLGAVIYLGIVPSLIAYAAWATALSRLPAARASNFLYLVSPMSALIGFFWLGEVPTLLGILGGALALGGVIVVNLKR comes from the coding sequence ATGAGCGCCTATGCCGGCACGTTGAATCAGACACAGCGCATGGACACCACCGCGGTCGTCGCTGTCGCGCTCACGGTGGTCGGCTGGGCCTCCGCCTTCCCGGCGATCCGCGCTGGGCTGGCCGCCTTCCAGCCGCTGGAGCTCGGCGCGCTGCGCTTCGCCATCGCCGCGGTGCCGGCGGCGATCTTCCTGGCCGTCAAGCGCCCGACGCTGCCGCGGGTCGACGAGCTGTGGCGCTTCGGCTTCGGCGGCGCCATCTTCGTCGCGCTCTATACGGCCATGCTCAATTTCGGCGAGCAGACCGTCTCGGCGGGCGCTGCCGGCTTCATCATCAATGTCAGCCCGATCTTCACCGCCATCATGGCCATGGCGCTGCTCGGCGAGCGCTTTTCGGCTGTCGCCTGGCTCGGCACGCTCATCTCCTTCGCCGGCATCGGCATCATCGCCGTTGCCGACGGACAGGGCCTGCACTTCAACGCCGGCGCGCTGTTGGTTCTTGGCTCGGCGCTCTGCTCGGCCGTCAACACCATCGTCCAGAAGCCGCTCTTTGCCCGCCATCACCCGCTTACCATCGCCGCCTCCAACATGGTGCTCGGCGCGCTCTGCCTGGCGCCCTTCCTGCCGGAAGCATTGTCGCAGGCGGCGGTCGCCGACACTGCCGGTCTCGGCGCCGTCATCTACCTCGGCATCGTACCCAGCCTGATCGCCTACGCCGCCTGGGCAACCGCGCTATCGCGCCTGCCGGCGGCGCGTGCCTCGAACTTCCTCTATCTGGTCTCGCCGATGTCCGCCCTGATCGGCTTCTTCTGGCTGGGCGAAGTGCCGACGCTGCTCGGCATCCTCGGTGGCGCGCTGGCGCTCGGCGGTGTCATCGTGGTGAATTTGAAAAGGTAA
- a CDS encoding LysR substrate-binding domain-containing protein — MDHSSNQLLPLETLRAFDAAARTGSFSAAAERLNLTHGAVSRQIAKLEDWLGLKVFERNARGVTLTNEGNRLHLRTTEAFALISVNSDRWVEPRGTAVVRLASIPSVSGLWLMPRMAALENSPTRLRIVLDVDNRQADLADEGIDLSVRCGRGRIPGRVSVQLFEEHIFPIASPELAREIGRGDPARLLRYPLINDSDASGWRAWLAAQDIDYRPRPQDRRFEDYNLVLDAAAHGLGIALARPPLTQDQLKSGRIVTVDDRVALNPVSYWLDRPVGRPRAAAADLARRIAAAAGLATEKLEAFLKDDA, encoded by the coding sequence ATGGATCACAGCTCGAACCAGCTACTGCCGTTGGAGACCTTGCGCGCCTTCGATGCTGCCGCGCGAACCGGGAGCTTTTCGGCGGCGGCGGAAAGGCTCAACCTCACCCATGGCGCCGTCAGCCGGCAGATCGCCAAGCTGGAGGACTGGCTGGGGCTGAAAGTATTCGAGCGCAACGCGCGCGGCGTGACGCTGACCAATGAGGGCAACCGCCTGCATCTGAGGACCACCGAGGCCTTCGCGCTGATCTCGGTCAATTCCGACCGCTGGGTGGAGCCGCGTGGCACCGCCGTGGTGCGGCTGGCCTCGATCCCCTCGGTCAGCGGGCTCTGGCTGATGCCGCGCATGGCGGCGCTCGAGAACAGCCCGACGCGGCTGCGCATCGTGCTCGACGTCGACAACCGGCAGGCGGACCTCGCCGACGAGGGCATCGACTTGTCGGTGCGCTGCGGGCGCGGCCGCATTCCCGGCCGGGTCTCGGTGCAGCTGTTCGAGGAACACATCTTCCCGATCGCCTCGCCGGAATTGGCGAGGGAGATCGGCCGCGGCGACCCGGCGCGGCTGCTCAGATATCCGCTGATCAACGATTCCGACGCGTCGGGCTGGCGCGCCTGGCTCGCGGCGCAGGACATTGACTACCGCCCTCGCCCGCAGGACCGGCGCTTCGAGGACTACAATCTGGTGCTCGACGCGGCGGCGCACGGGCTGGGCATCGCGCTGGCGCGGCCGCCGCTGACGCAGGACCAGTTGAAATCCGGCCGCATCGTCACCGTCGATGACCGCGTCGCGCTCAATCCGGTGTCCTACTGGCTGGACCGGCCTGTCGGCCGCCCGCGCGCCGCCGCGGCAGACCTTGCGCGGCGCATCGCCGCCGCGGCCGGGCTGGCGACTGAAAAGCTCGAAGCCTTCCTGAAGGATGACGCTTAA
- a CDS encoding DUF2093 domain-containing protein — MMNRFEGPGGKEARIRYLDGDFQVTSPGAFVRCAVTGESIPLDELKYWSVARQEPYANATASLRREIEVRPELRSRG, encoded by the coding sequence ATGATGAACCGTTTTGAAGGCCCGGGCGGCAAGGAAGCCCGCATCCGCTATCTCGACGGCGACTTCCAGGTCACCAGCCCCGGCGCGTTCGTGCGCTGCGCGGTGACCGGCGAGAGCATTCCGCTCGACGAGCTCAAATACTGGAGCGTCGCCCGGCAGGAACCCTACGCCAACGCCACCGCCTCGCTGCGCCGCGAGATCGAGGTGCGCCCGGAGCTGCGCAGCCGCGGGTAG
- the lpxK gene encoding tetraacyldisaccharide 4'-kinase: protein MTSEAPPFWWEEPDWRVLALSPLSAAYALIAGRRMRRAPREKVEAPVLCVGNFTVGGSGKTPVAIALAGQARRMQLRPGFLSRGHGGSFGEPHIVDLHHDAARHVGDEPLLLAEHAPVAVTPNRAAGARLLVEKLGCDFLIMDDGFQSARLHIDFALVVVDARYGIGNGRVIPGGPLRANIVDQLVFTSGLLKMGEGTAADPVVRRAARAGRAIFEAHTEPRGAERFAGKRFLAFAGIGHPDKFFGTLRQAGGEVVVSKSFPDHHFYAEDELAELAATARRDGLRLITTAKDAARLRHGASQEFLDQLEVLEIDAVFELGHVPERIINETLDAWRQRKLRG, encoded by the coding sequence GTGACCTCCGAAGCACCACCCTTCTGGTGGGAAGAACCGGACTGGCGCGTGCTGGCGCTGTCGCCGCTGTCGGCCGCCTATGCGCTCATTGCCGGCCGCCGCATGCGCCGCGCGCCGCGCGAAAAGGTCGAGGCGCCGGTGCTGTGCGTCGGCAACTTCACCGTCGGCGGCAGCGGCAAGACGCCGGTGGCGATCGCGCTGGCGGGGCAAGCCAGGCGCATGCAGCTCCGCCCCGGCTTCCTGTCGCGCGGCCATGGCGGGTCCTTCGGTGAGCCGCATATCGTCGATCTGCATCACGATGCCGCCAGGCATGTCGGCGACGAGCCGCTGCTTCTGGCCGAGCATGCGCCGGTGGCGGTGACGCCGAACCGCGCCGCCGGCGCCCGGCTGCTGGTGGAAAAGCTGGGCTGCGACTTCCTCATCATGGACGACGGCTTCCAGAGCGCGCGCCTCCATATCGACTTCGCGCTGGTGGTCGTCGACGCGCGCTACGGCATCGGCAATGGTCGCGTCATTCCGGGCGGGCCGCTCAGGGCCAACATCGTCGACCAGCTGGTGTTCACCAGCGGGCTGCTCAAGATGGGCGAGGGGACGGCGGCCGATCCGGTGGTGCGCCGGGCGGCGCGCGCCGGCCGGGCTATCTTCGAGGCGCACACCGAGCCTCGCGGCGCTGAGCGCTTCGCCGGCAAGCGCTTCCTCGCCTTTGCCGGCATCGGTCATCCCGACAAGTTCTTCGGCACGCTGCGCCAGGCCGGCGGCGAGGTGGTGGTCTCAAAATCCTTCCCCGACCACCATTTCTACGCCGAGGACGAGCTTGCCGAGCTGGCGGCGACCGCCAGGCGCGATGGGCTCCGCCTCATCACCACGGCCAAGGACGCAGCCCGGCTGCGCCATGGCGCGTCGCAAGAGTTCCTGGACCAGCTCGAGGTGCTGGAGATCGATGCCGTGTTCGAGCTCGGCCACGTGCCCGAGCGCATCATCAACGAGACGCTTGATGCGTGGCGGCAGCGCAAGCTGCGGGGGTGA
- the waaA gene encoding lipid IV(A) 3-deoxy-D-manno-octulosonic acid transferase, with protein MSERWARAMLSAYRYAGAAAYPLIGPYVAWRTSRGKEDRVRRRERYGVAGRPRPEGPVIWIHAASVGETLAVVPLVESILDYGVNIVLTTGTVTSAQVVDERLGDRIIHQYVPLDLKPAVSRFLDHWRPDLAIIAESEIWPMTMLELGARRVPQVLVNGRLSDRSFSSWKKRANIAEALFENLAHVIAQSDVDGERFRTLGARPVTVSGNLKVDTAPPPVDERALASLRRQIGERPTWAAISTHDGEEVVAAEVHATLHRRHHGLLTIIVPRHPDRAEALSAQISGMGLKLARRSKGDRITADTDILLGDTIGEMGLYLRLTEIAFVGRSLTSEGGQNPLEPAMLETAVLAGRNVQNFREAYQRLLDSGGAKLVRDRDMLAGAVNFLLSNEVARHEMMAAGAATVDEMRGALARTLKSLEPYIQPLIVKSRLKGADGR; from the coding sequence ATGAGCGAGCGCTGGGCGCGCGCCATGCTGTCGGCCTACCGCTACGCGGGCGCCGCCGCCTATCCGCTGATCGGCCCTTATGTCGCCTGGCGCACCTCCAGGGGCAAGGAGGATCGCGTGCGCCGGCGCGAGCGCTACGGCGTCGCCGGCCGTCCGCGCCCGGAAGGGCCGGTGATCTGGATCCACGCAGCCAGTGTCGGCGAGACCCTCGCCGTCGTGCCGCTGGTCGAGAGCATCCTCGACTACGGCGTCAACATCGTGCTCACCACCGGCACGGTCACCTCCGCGCAGGTCGTCGACGAGCGGCTCGGCGACCGCATCATCCATCAATATGTGCCGCTCGACCTGAAGCCCGCGGTCAGCCGCTTCCTCGATCACTGGCGGCCCGATCTCGCCATCATCGCCGAATCGGAGATCTGGCCGATGACCATGCTCGAGCTCGGCGCCCGCCGCGTGCCGCAGGTGCTGGTCAATGGCAGGCTCTCCGACCGCTCCTTCTCGTCCTGGAAGAAGCGCGCCAACATCGCCGAGGCATTGTTCGAGAACCTTGCCCATGTCATTGCCCAGTCGGATGTCGACGGTGAGCGCTTCCGCACGCTCGGCGCCCGGCCGGTCACCGTGTCGGGCAACCTGAAGGTCGATACCGCGCCGCCTCCGGTCGACGAGCGCGCGCTCGCCTCGCTAAGGCGGCAGATCGGCGAGCGTCCGACCTGGGCGGCGATCTCGACCCATGACGGCGAGGAGGTGGTGGCGGCGGAGGTGCACGCCACCTTGCACCGGCGCCACCATGGCCTGCTCACCATCATCGTGCCGCGTCATCCCGACCGCGCCGAGGCATTGTCCGCGCAGATTTCCGGCATGGGCCTGAAGCTTGCCCGCCGCAGCAAGGGCGACAGGATCACGGCCGACACCGACATCCTGCTCGGCGATACGATCGGCGAGATGGGCCTCTATCTCAGGCTGACCGAGATCGCCTTCGTCGGCCGCTCGCTGACCTCCGAGGGCGGCCAGAACCCGCTCGAGCCGGCGATGCTTGAGACGGCGGTGCTTGCCGGCCGCAACGTGCAGAATTTCCGCGAAGCCTATCAGCGCCTGCTCGACAGCGGCGGCGCCAAGCTGGTGCGCGATCGCGACATGCTGGCCGGCGCCGTCAACTTCCTGCTGAGCAACGAGGTGGCGCGCCACGAGATGATGGCGGCGGGCGCTGCCACCGTCGACGAGATGCGCGGCGCGCTGGCGCGCACGCTGAAGTCGCTGGAGCCCTATATCCAGCCGCTGATCGTCAAGTCGCGCCTGAAGGGCGCCGACGGGAGGTAG
- a CDS encoding lysophospholipid acyltransferase family protein: MEHEAVKGPVTSPARRGGTTRTLWRRIREPLAQSRFVKSFIAGLFANFVRLVRLTSPLVKGSTQVAGGAYAHLEPGIIALWHGQHLLTPAYYPKGRPLVAMVSRSADAELNALMLEKFGIEAVRGSGGRDSSRHVDKGGAKALIALKKSLAAGKNVAMIADIPHGTPRDAGMGIVLLARLSGRPILPSAIATSRRKVLEKSWDKTTINLPFGRSAVIVGPPVFVPADADDAEMERKRQEVTAAINAAMTEVYRLVDGPK; this comes from the coding sequence ATGGAGCATGAAGCGGTGAAAGGGCCGGTCACCAGCCCTGCGCGGCGCGGCGGCACGACCCGCACGCTCTGGCGCCGGATCCGCGAGCCGCTGGCGCAATCGCGGTTCGTCAAGAGCTTCATCGCAGGCCTGTTCGCCAATTTCGTCCGTCTGGTTCGCCTGACCAGCCCGCTGGTCAAGGGGTCGACTCAGGTCGCCGGCGGCGCCTACGCGCATCTGGAACCCGGCATCATCGCCCTCTGGCACGGCCAGCATCTCTTGACGCCTGCGTATTATCCCAAGGGCCGGCCGCTTGTCGCCATGGTCTCGCGCAGCGCGGATGCCGAGCTCAACGCGCTGATGCTTGAGAAATTCGGCATCGAGGCGGTGCGCGGCTCCGGTGGTCGTGACAGTTCGAGGCATGTCGACAAAGGCGGCGCCAAAGCCTTGATTGCTCTGAAGAAATCACTCGCCGCCGGCAAGAACGTGGCCATGATCGCCGACATCCCGCACGGCACGCCGCGCGACGCGGGGATGGGCATCGTGCTTCTGGCGCGCCTGTCCGGTCGGCCGATCCTGCCTTCGGCGATCGCCACCAGCCGCCGCAAGGTGCTCGAAAAAAGCTGGGACAAAACCACCATCAACCTGCCTTTCGGCCGCTCAGCGGTTATCGTCGGGCCGCCGGTATTCGTGCCGGCCGATGCCGACGACGCCGAGATGGAACGCAAGCGCCAGGAAGTCACCGCCGCGATCAACGCGGCAATGACCGAGGTCTATCGCCTCGTGGACGGCCCGAAATGA
- a CDS encoding DUF4170 domain-containing protein, with protein MAVEDGKKQLLHLVFGGELKKLGGTEFRDLDGLDIVGIYPDYQSAHAAWKAKAQSSVDNAHMRYFVVHLHRLLDPDSRAAG; from the coding sequence ATGGCCGTGGAAGACGGAAAGAAACAGCTTTTGCACCTGGTGTTCGGCGGCGAGCTGAAGAAGCTGGGCGGAACCGAATTCCGCGACCTCGACGGGCTCGACATCGTCGGAATCTATCCCGACTATCAATCCGCGCACGCGGCCTGGAAAGCAAAGGCACAGTCCAGCGTCGACAATGCCCATATGCGCTATTTCGTGGTTCACCTGCACCGGCTGCTCGATCCGGACAGCAGGGCCGCCGGTTGA